One Bacteroidota bacterium DNA window includes the following coding sequences:
- a CDS encoding mannose-1-phosphate guanylyltransferase, translating into MEVNQNNYCVIMAGGIGSRFWPMSKTSNPKQFIDILGSGSTLIQQTFSRFLKICPSENILIVTNQIYKNLVMEQLPNISENQVLCEPIGRNTAPCIAYANYKILQTNPDAKIIVAPSDHIILKENEFINTLLSALKASTDNDWLITLGIRPSRPDTGYGYIQYLDKEIYKPDNRLKKVKTFTEKPALEKAKMFLESGDYLWNAGIFIWSLASINKAFEMYLPNVNSLFKKGIGLYNTANETSFINETYTSCQNISIDYGVMEKADNVYVLASDFGWSDLGTWGSLYDVREKDQNENSIIGNNVMTYDTKNCIVHVPKDKLVVLQGLDNFIVVENDGVLLICKKNEEQQIKQFVTDVKEQKGNQYI; encoded by the coding sequence ATGGAAGTTAACCAAAACAACTATTGTGTTATCATGGCCGGAGGCATAGGAAGTCGATTCTGGCCAATGAGCAAAACTTCAAATCCCAAACAATTTATCGACATACTCGGTTCAGGGTCAACCCTTATTCAACAAACCTTTAGCCGTTTTTTAAAAATTTGCCCATCAGAGAATATTCTTATTGTTACAAATCAGATATATAAAAACCTGGTGATGGAGCAGCTTCCAAATATTTCTGAAAATCAGGTACTATGCGAACCCATTGGACGAAATACCGCACCATGTATTGCTTATGCAAATTATAAAATACTGCAAACAAATCCGGATGCAAAAATTATTGTAGCTCCTTCAGATCATATTATTTTAAAAGAGAATGAATTTATTAACACCCTGCTTTCTGCACTCAAGGCTTCGACTGATAATGACTGGCTCATCACTTTAGGAATCAGGCCAAGCAGGCCCGATACAGGCTATGGGTATATCCAATACCTGGATAAAGAAATTTATAAACCTGATAACCGATTAAAAAAAGTAAAAACTTTTACGGAAAAGCCCGCTCTTGAAAAAGCAAAAATGTTTTTAGAAAGCGGCGACTATCTTTGGAATGCCGGTATTTTTATCTGGTCGCTGGCAAGCATCAATAAAGCTTTTGAAATGTATCTCCCAAACGTTAATTCTCTTTTTAAAAAAGGAATTGGATTATACAACACTGCCAACGAAACCTCATTCATTAATGAAACTTATACTTCCTGCCAAAACATTTCAATCGATTACGGGGTAATGGAAAAAGCAGATAATGTATATGTACTTGCTTCAGATTTTGGATGGTCGGATTTAGGAACCTGGGGTTCACTATATGATGTCCGGGAGAAAGATCAAAACGAAAATTCCATCATCGGTAACAATGTAATGACTTACGATACCAAAAACTGTATTGTTCATGTGCCAAAAGACAAACTTGTTGTTTTACAAGGGCTCGATAATTTTATTGTTGTTGAAAATGATGGCGTTTTACTCATCTGCAAAAAAAATGAAGAACAACAAATAAAACAGTTTGTTACCGATGTAAAAGAACAAAAAGGTAACCAATATATTTAA
- a CDS encoding SprT-like domain-containing protein yields MDDSQIILKKYLPENSPDLIFEWIKQYKIHLRITRTRRSKLGDYRQAHNGSPHRISINNSLNKYAFLITLVHEIAHLVVFEKYGNRAKPHGKEWKLAFRNLMNPFIIERVFPDDLSAIIYQYLQNAAASSNTNILLARALKKYDENEVMGVHIEELSENTVFKLSNGKMFKKLEKRRKRFKCVNLENGKYYLFDPLARVIPLEHELA; encoded by the coding sequence ATGGATGATTCTCAAATAATACTAAAAAAATATTTACCTGAAAATTCGCCTGATCTGATTTTTGAATGGATTAAACAATATAAAATTCATTTACGAATTACACGTACCAGAAGAAGCAAGCTTGGCGATTACCGCCAGGCGCATAATGGTTCACCTCATCGTATTTCAATAAACAACAGCCTTAATAAATATGCTTTCCTAATTACACTTGTTCATGAAATAGCTCATCTTGTGGTGTTTGAAAAATATGGAAACCGAGCTAAGCCTCATGGAAAAGAATGGAAGCTTGCTTTTCGTAATTTAATGAACCCCTTCATTATTGAAAGGGTTTTCCCCGATGATTTATCGGCTATCATTTATCAATATTTACAAAATGCAGCTGCATCAAGCAATACCAATATACTGCTGGCTCGAGCTCTCAAAAAATATGACGAAAATGAGGTAATGGGTGTACATATTGAAGAACTAAGTGAAAACACGGTTTTTAAACTTTCGAATGGCAAAATGTTCAAGAAACTGGAAAAAAGGCGCAAACGATTTAAATGTGTAAACCTTGAAAACGGTAAGTATTATCTTTTCGATCCTTTGGCACGTGTTATTCCTTTAGAACATGAGCTAGCATAA